A genomic stretch from Hemibagrus wyckioides isolate EC202008001 linkage group LG18, SWU_Hwy_1.0, whole genome shotgun sequence includes:
- the LOC131369109 gene encoding lysophosphatidic acid receptor 6-like: MVPSFTVDHTQITVLTMPNNSTDGNCIIKDDFKYVLYSSAFSIVFILGLLFNIVALYIFTCTLKQRNETTTYMLNLVASDTLFVVSLPFRVSYFLSQRWLYGSVFCKISVGLFYMNLYGSILFLTCISVDRFLAIVYPLASRSLRTTRKAKIACLSVWLLTFSISLAAGLQLETSDSGDTRSCFEKFSNSQWKSKISKVVVVIVTVGFLIPLLINIFCSMMILRTLRNLDTIQSQVQLNKTKILRMVCVHLLVFCFCFIPYNVNLVFYALVRSKAIDNCAVETIVKTTYPIALCIAVTNCCFDPVIYYFTSETIQNCIKRKSALKSSKPPCNGPNTEAPVNMAQFLIAKLMFTESTV; this comes from the coding sequence ATGGTCCCATCATTCACTGtagatcacacacagatcactgTACTGACGATGCCTAACAACAGCACTGACGGGAACTGTATTATAAAGGATGACTTTAAATACGTTCTATACAGCTCAGCGTTCAGCATCGTCTTCATCCTAGGACTGCTCTTCAACATTGTGGCTTTGTACATATTCACTTGTACGCTGAAACAAAGGAACGAGACCACCACCTACATGCTGAATCTGGTTGCAAGCGACACACTTTTTGTTGTCAGTCTGCCGTTTCGGGTTTCTTACTTTCTCAGCCAGCGTTGGCTGTATGGGTCGGTGTTCTGCAAAATCTCTGTGGGGCTGTTCTACATGAACTTGTACGGCAGCATCCTTTTCTTGACCTGCATCAGTGTGGACCGCTTTCTGGCAATCGTTTACCCTTTAGCCTCAAGATCGCTGAGGACTACAAGGAAAGCAAAAATTGCCTGCCTTTCAGTTTGGTTGCTCACATTCTCGATAAGCTTAGCAGCTGGGCTTCAGCTGGAAACATCCGACTCTGGTGACACAAGATCCTGCTTTGAGAAATTCAGCAACAGTCAGTGGAAATCCAAGATATCTAAGGTCGTGGTGGTCATTGTGACAGTGGGCTTCCTGATCCCGCTTTTAATCAACATTTTCTGTTCCATGATGATCTTGCGAACGCTGAGAAACCTGGACACCATTCAAAGTCAAGTGCAGCTGAATAAGACCAAGATCCTgcggatggtgtgtgtgcacttgcTCGTCTTCTGCTTTTGCTTCATCCCATATAACGTCAACCTAGTTTTCTATGCCCTGGTCCGCAGCAAAGCCATCGATAATTGTGCCGTGGAGACGATCGTCAAGACCACTTACCCCATCGCGTTATGCATTGCAGTGACAAATTGCTGCTTTGACCCTGTTATTTATTACTTCACCTCAGAAACCATCCAGAACTGCATTAAGCGCAAGTCTGCTTTAAAGAGCAGCAAGCCGCCTTGCAACGGTCCCAACACCGAGGCTCCTGTGAACATGGCACAGTTTCTGATAGCCAAGTTAATGTTTACTGAATCTACGGTATGA